From a single Ruegeria sp. HKCCD4315 genomic region:
- a CDS encoding LysR substrate-binding domain-containing protein, whose amino-acid sequence MVGRHSRIVDRALTRLKLRQLRLLVAVGAHGNIQNAARELGISQPAATKMIQDLELDFEVKLFTRTNRGVVPTVFGETLIRHGKLIFAQVSNAAQELDDLNEGNSGRVVVGTLLAASTSLLPAAIELLLEDRPNVAVKISEGTNEVLMPRLLSGEIDMVVGRLPSHRHRDKIRQEKLFEDRILAIVGPQHPLAAWDDVTFAQTKPFSWILPPQETTLRRQVDHFFVGQQQYVPPVLIESVSYLTNRALLQSRDLIGLMPAEVVAQDVENGHLAQLAWAVPFGQGPIGVSFRADDDLSPAGRAFKTALHRAAQGKPISYSPK is encoded by the coding sequence ATGGTTGGGCGTCATTCCCGCATCGTGGATCGTGCGTTGACCCGGCTGAAGCTGCGCCAACTGCGTCTGCTGGTCGCGGTGGGTGCGCATGGAAACATCCAGAATGCTGCGCGCGAGTTGGGGATCTCTCAACCCGCTGCCACCAAGATGATTCAGGATCTTGAGCTGGACTTCGAAGTTAAACTGTTCACGCGCACCAATCGTGGGGTGGTCCCAACTGTTTTCGGAGAGACCCTGATCCGTCATGGGAAGCTGATCTTTGCCCAGGTTTCGAACGCTGCGCAGGAACTTGATGACCTAAACGAAGGGAATTCGGGTCGCGTTGTGGTTGGCACGTTGCTTGCAGCGTCGACCAGTCTTTTGCCTGCGGCCATTGAACTGCTGCTGGAAGACCGCCCGAATGTGGCGGTCAAGATCAGCGAAGGCACCAACGAGGTCCTTATGCCCCGGCTGCTGTCGGGCGAGATCGACATGGTTGTGGGCCGTCTGCCCTCACATCGGCATCGCGACAAGATCCGGCAGGAAAAACTGTTTGAGGATCGAATATTGGCCATTGTTGGTCCGCAGCACCCGCTGGCCGCTTGGGACGACGTGACATTTGCCCAAACCAAACCATTCAGCTGGATACTTCCCCCGCAAGAGACCACGTTGCGGCGTCAGGTCGATCATTTCTTTGTTGGCCAGCAGCAATATGTGCCGCCAGTTTTGATCGAGTCGGTGTCATATCTGACGAACCGTGCGCTGTTGCAATCACGCGACTTGATCGGCCTTATGCCCGCAGAAGTCGTCGCTCAGGATGTCGAAAACGGGCACCTTGCCCAGCTGGCCTGGGCGGTTCCGTTCGGGCAGGGGCCGATTGGTGTGTCTTTCCGAGCAGACGATGATCTGTCGCCCGCCGGCCGGGCCTTTAAGACAGCATTGCACAGGGCGGCGCAGGGTAAACCGATCAGCTATTCGCCAAAGTGA
- a CDS encoding NAD-dependent succinate-semialdehyde dehydrogenase, translating into MYPELKLYIDGAWRKTGRDIPVINPATEEELGRLPCASVKDLDDALEAAVKGFRVWSRTSPRERADTILRAAALMRERIDVIAHSMTLEHGKPFKQARLEVIRGAEFFEWDAGEAMRTYGRIIPAAWGHKFAVHHQPIGVVAAFSPWNFPMSQPARKIAGALASGCSVILKAAEETPAGALHIAKAFEDAGLPPGVLNLVFGEPAEISGHLIPQDPVRLVAFTGSTTVGRHLTALAAQSDTRVLMELGGHAPVIVCEDTDVQAAAISGAVRKMRNAGQVCTSPTRFFVHQSIFESYARDFVQRAADTVVGNGLDAEVEMGPLANDRRVRALSELVEDARAKGAIVATGGAPLGNQGYFFQPTVLLNVPETARVMQEEPFGPVAVINPVSSLDEAIEQANSVPYGLAGYAFTNRADYIDRLVDEVEVGNLSINTLEASMPETPFGGVKSSGSGREGGTEGLENYMTVKNVWHSAKIV; encoded by the coding sequence ATGTATCCAGAGCTCAAACTGTACATAGATGGCGCGTGGCGAAAGACCGGGCGTGACATCCCGGTGATTAACCCGGCGACCGAAGAAGAGCTTGGACGGCTGCCCTGCGCGTCGGTCAAGGACCTGGACGATGCGCTGGAAGCTGCTGTCAAAGGCTTCCGCGTCTGGAGCCGCACGTCTCCTCGCGAACGCGCGGATACAATCCTGCGTGCTGCGGCCCTGATGCGCGAACGCATCGACGTGATTGCGCATTCAATGACCCTGGAGCATGGCAAACCCTTCAAGCAAGCCCGACTTGAAGTGATCCGAGGCGCTGAGTTCTTTGAATGGGACGCGGGCGAGGCCATGCGAACCTATGGGCGTATCATTCCGGCGGCTTGGGGTCACAAATTCGCCGTACATCACCAGCCAATTGGCGTTGTCGCCGCGTTTTCACCGTGGAATTTTCCCATGAGCCAACCGGCCCGGAAAATCGCCGGTGCATTGGCTTCGGGGTGTTCGGTGATTTTGAAAGCCGCAGAAGAAACCCCCGCAGGGGCCTTACATATCGCCAAGGCGTTTGAAGATGCCGGGTTACCGCCGGGTGTTCTGAATTTGGTATTTGGGGAACCGGCGGAAATTTCCGGGCATCTGATCCCTCAGGATCCGGTACGCCTTGTGGCTTTTACCGGATCTACAACCGTTGGGCGACACCTGACCGCTCTGGCAGCGCAAAGTGACACACGCGTTCTGATGGAGTTGGGCGGGCATGCACCGGTCATTGTGTGCGAAGACACCGACGTACAAGCTGCGGCCATCTCTGGCGCGGTGCGCAAGATGCGCAACGCGGGGCAGGTCTGTACCTCGCCCACTCGTTTCTTTGTGCATCAAAGCATTTTTGAGTCATATGCTCGTGATTTTGTGCAGCGGGCTGCTGACACCGTTGTTGGTAACGGTTTGGATGCTGAGGTCGAAATGGGCCCACTTGCCAACGACCGACGCGTGCGCGCGCTGAGTGAATTGGTCGAAGACGCGCGCGCCAAAGGCGCGATTGTCGCCACAGGAGGCGCGCCTTTGGGAAACCAAGGTTACTTCTTCCAACCTACGGTCTTGTTGAACGTTCCTGAGACTGCGCGGGTCATGCAGGAAGAACCATTTGGTCCGGTGGCCGTCATCAACCCTGTATCGTCGTTGGACGAAGCAATCGAACAGGCAAATTCTGTTCCCTATGGCCTGGCCGGATACGCCTTTACCAACAGGGCAGACTACATCGACCGACTTGTCGATGAGGTTGAGGTTGGCAACCTGTCGATCAACACTCTTGAAGCGTCGATGCCGGAAACACCCTTCGGAGGGGTCAAGTCCAGCGGGTCCGGTCGTGAGGGCGGAACCGAAGGGCTTGAGAATTACATGACGGTCAAAAACGTCTGGCACTCAGCCAAGATTGTCTGA
- a CDS encoding PAS domain S-box protein encodes MVFTKSQPATTKGAPPEKSLTAPLGVAIAMGVALAFILSVFLYMSRETTDRIGEMRKVWQGYSVETTPRGYWISEIRGYFGYGGLIHNFKNYVLRLDAEYSPILQTQSQNLLTTIETYRNAAPSQIELDALQRIEKVAREYIGNIPKIEAGIADGLRAEEIDALVRVDDSDALEALSQLEALWITERDQSLSDMVQAFSEGEQLVRRFSVLLIGLIVVVGVIAILTTLLIANILRTNRRLKAELELREQVELAERKLARAVEQSPASIIITDTELKIEYANRKFFDLSGYEADEIYGRTPKMLQSGHSGQGVYTDLRQKLQRGQSWYGIFRNLSKDGNHFWVSTAIFPLVDQNGKVTHYIGIGEDITETRRTHEQFAQVQKMEAVGILAGSVAHDFNNVLMSITGNADLIELDAEGNDDIQTSVNHIRIAARRAQALVRKMLTFARQRPRNPRRGDMVKATQEALDLIRVSAPPSVQTRFDVEIETAFSDFDGTLFFQTLLNLCHNAFEAIGDQPGEVVLRIGLAEKDALDDLPDGAIGVIRLDVSDTGPGIAQDLQEQVFQPFFSTKPVGKGTGLGLTIVHNTVEECHGRVELHSEPGKGTCFSLYYPLMPALSLEDQAEVEAVAGDEHVLLVDDDENILYVTRRLLTRYGYRVEAYSDPLKARDAFRENPDGYDILISDLMMPGLRGTDLIESVRAVRSDLPAILISSYFDDAEVTVAGASPIMVQKPLEVQSLARIIRSQMT; translated from the coding sequence ATGGTGTTCACAAAGAGCCAACCCGCGACAACCAAAGGTGCCCCACCAGAAAAATCTTTGACCGCACCGCTTGGTGTGGCCATCGCGATGGGTGTCGCGCTAGCATTTATACTCTCGGTATTTTTGTACATGTCCCGAGAAACAACGGACCGTATCGGCGAGATGCGAAAGGTTTGGCAGGGTTATTCTGTCGAGACGACCCCGCGCGGATATTGGATTTCGGAAATCCGGGGATATTTTGGGTATGGCGGGCTGATCCACAACTTCAAGAACTACGTCTTGCGGCTTGACGCCGAATACAGTCCGATCTTGCAAACGCAGTCGCAGAACCTGCTTACAACGATTGAGACCTATCGAAATGCTGCCCCTTCGCAGATCGAACTGGATGCGTTGCAGCGGATTGAAAAGGTGGCGCGCGAGTATATCGGGAATATTCCCAAGATCGAAGCAGGCATAGCCGACGGCCTGCGTGCCGAAGAAATAGATGCTCTGGTGCGGGTCGATGACAGCGACGCACTAGAAGCGCTGTCCCAGCTCGAGGCGCTTTGGATCACCGAGCGGGATCAAAGCTTATCAGATATGGTTCAGGCGTTCTCGGAAGGGGAACAGCTGGTGCGGCGCTTTTCTGTCCTGCTGATTGGCTTGATTGTTGTTGTCGGCGTGATCGCGATCCTGACCACGTTGCTTATCGCCAACATCCTACGTACCAATCGTCGTCTGAAAGCCGAATTGGAGTTGCGTGAACAGGTGGAACTGGCCGAGCGCAAACTTGCAAGGGCAGTCGAGCAAAGCCCGGCCTCGATCATAATTACGGACACCGAACTGAAGATCGAATATGCCAATCGCAAGTTCTTTGATCTCAGCGGATACGAAGCCGACGAGATCTATGGGCGCACCCCCAAAATGCTGCAATCAGGACATTCAGGGCAGGGGGTTTACACCGACCTAAGGCAGAAACTGCAACGCGGGCAAAGCTGGTACGGCATATTTCGGAACCTCAGCAAAGACGGCAATCATTTCTGGGTGTCGACCGCAATTTTTCCTTTGGTCGATCAAAACGGCAAAGTTACCCACTACATTGGGATTGGCGAAGACATCACCGAAACCCGGCGCACGCATGAGCAATTTGCCCAAGTGCAGAAGATGGAAGCAGTGGGCATTCTGGCAGGCTCGGTTGCGCATGATTTCAACAACGTGTTGATGAGTATCACCGGGAATGCCGATTTGATCGAACTGGATGCGGAAGGGAATGACGACATCCAGACCTCGGTCAACCATATTCGAATCGCTGCGCGCCGCGCGCAAGCGTTGGTCCGCAAGATGTTGACCTTCGCCCGGCAAAGACCACGTAACCCGCGCCGTGGCGATATGGTCAAAGCCACCCAGGAAGCACTGGACCTTATTCGGGTGTCTGCACCACCCAGTGTCCAAACACGCTTTGATGTAGAGATCGAAACTGCTTTTTCCGATTTTGATGGCACCCTGTTCTTCCAGACTCTTTTGAACCTGTGCCACAATGCGTTTGAAGCTATCGGCGATCAGCCCGGCGAAGTTGTGTTGCGCATAGGCTTGGCCGAAAAGGATGCGCTGGATGACCTGCCAGACGGCGCGATCGGCGTGATCCGTCTGGATGTCAGTGACACCGGCCCGGGGATTGCCCAGGACCTGCAGGAGCAGGTATTCCAACCCTTCTTTTCCACGAAGCCTGTTGGCAAAGGCACCGGCTTGGGCCTGACCATCGTGCACAACACGGTTGAGGAATGCCATGGTCGTGTTGAACTTCATTCTGAGCCTGGCAAAGGCACTTGTTTCAGCCTGTACTATCCGTTGATGCCTGCGCTCAGCCTTGAAGATCAGGCCGAGGTCGAGGCCGTGGCCGGTGACGAACATGTCCTGTTGGTCGACGATGATGAGAACATCCTTTACGTGACCCGTCGATTGCTGACGAGATATGGCTATCGGGTCGAGGCGTATTCCGATCCGCTAAAAGCGCGTGATGCGTTTCGCGAGAACCCCGACGGCTATGACATCCTGATCAGCGACCTGATGATGCCTGGCCTTCGGGGTACAGATCTGATCGAATCCGTACGCGCAGTGCGGTCTGATTTGCCTGCGATTTTGATCAGCAGTTATTTCGACGATGCCGAGGTAACGGTTGCCGGAGCCTCGCCCATCATGGTTCAAAAACCACTGGAAGTTCAGTCGCTTGCCCGGATCATCCGATCTCAAATGACCTGA
- a CDS encoding cytochrome-c peroxidase yields MMTKARTWFSALSTVSLLTMGVAFPVHQAQADEPGPVEAIEFDPAKAALGKRLFFDPRLSGDTELSCASCHQPENGFTDGQALSDAYAGSLHFRNVPTLINSAKRAAWFHDGRIGTNLNDVTRESITETYSMNMDMRLMQERIKQDPVYVEMFEAAGFGEPSNGGVRNAIPEYLKTLISRGAPFDSGEMSDEAKAGYELFNASGCNSCHSGERFTDDLPHNIGVGDNPDIWATPERHITFVTMMKFLGVENYMNLRDDPGAYIRTHTADTFGTFMTPTLRELTYTAPYMHNGSIATLEDVVAFYNAGGGDDENKDPRIKPLNLNETEQAQLVAFLEALSGEPLTGPEFVAEEIDTDYAPIENWQDATN; encoded by the coding sequence ATGATGACCAAAGCCAGAACATGGTTCTCGGCGCTATCGACAGTTTCGCTGCTGACGATGGGCGTCGCGTTCCCGGTTCACCAGGCCCAGGCGGATGAGCCGGGCCCGGTAGAAGCCATAGAGTTCGACCCAGCCAAGGCGGCCCTTGGCAAGCGACTGTTTTTTGATCCGCGACTGTCTGGCGACACCGAGCTGTCTTGTGCTAGCTGCCACCAGCCGGAAAACGGGTTCACCGACGGACAAGCGCTGTCAGACGCATATGCGGGCAGCCTGCATTTCCGCAACGTGCCGACGCTGATCAACAGCGCCAAGCGCGCAGCGTGGTTCCACGACGGTCGCATAGGCACCAACCTCAACGACGTGACCCGCGAAAGCATCACCGAGACATACTCGATGAATATGGACATGCGTCTCATGCAGGAACGCATCAAGCAGGACCCGGTCTACGTCGAGATGTTCGAAGCCGCCGGATTTGGCGAGCCTTCGAACGGCGGTGTTCGCAACGCGATCCCGGAATACCTGAAAACGCTGATTTCGCGCGGGGCACCTTTCGACTCGGGTGAGATGTCGGATGAGGCCAAAGCGGGGTACGAGTTGTTCAACGCAAGCGGCTGTAACTCGTGCCACTCGGGTGAGCGGTTCACCGATGACCTGCCGCACAATATCGGCGTTGGCGACAATCCTGACATCTGGGCAACTCCGGAACGTCACATCACTTTCGTGACCATGATGAAGTTCCTCGGCGTCGAGAACTACATGAATCTGCGCGACGATCCCGGCGCGTATATCCGCACCCACACCGCTGACACGTTCGGCACCTTCATGACCCCAACGCTGCGCGAGCTGACCTATACGGCACCGTATATGCATAACGGCTCAATCGCGACGCTTGAGGATGTGGTCGCCTTCTATAACGCCGGTGGCGGTGACGACGAAAACAAGGATCCGCGCATCAAACCGCTGAACCTGAACGAGACCGAGCAAGCACAGCTGGTGGCCTTCCTCGAGGCTTTGTCTGGCGAGCCACTGACTGGCCCCGAATTCGTCGCCGAAGAGATCGATACGGACTATGCGCCGATCGAAAACTGGCAAGACGCAACAAACTGA
- a CDS encoding cytochrome-c peroxidase, with amino-acid sequence MKDLKSYLSGTIATAALFAVLGSQAIAETSMEIEAGIGGADPDPDAPLVALGEPPIPLDNPQTDAKIELGKMLFFDPRLGGNPSTPCSACHLPEVGWDVEAPISFGYPGTTHWRNSQTVVNSAYYGKLFWAGSSKSLESQAKSAAGGAVAGNGEADMMEARLAFVPEYVERFNDVFGDQWPRISNAWRAIAAFERTIVQTDTPFDNYLRGDDAALTDEQKRGLELFTGKAQCSECHNGALLSDEKYYNTGVPAYDGWQDDGLAQVTFRYELYAKGSTEEMYRHTKDDPGFYFRTKEKADKGKFRTPSLRYTLYTEPYMHNGMLETLEDVVEFYNQGGGENEFSANKTQLIQPLGLNDQEKADLVAFLKSLSGDEILVEEPDLPDYQPLPAAAEE; translated from the coding sequence ATGAAAGACCTTAAGTCTTACCTTTCAGGCACAATAGCCACCGCTGCCCTGTTTGCCGTCCTTGGGTCGCAGGCCATCGCGGAAACCAGTATGGAGATTGAGGCCGGTATCGGCGGGGCAGACCCCGACCCTGATGCGCCACTGGTAGCGCTGGGTGAACCACCCATCCCGCTGGACAACCCCCAGACCGACGCCAAGATCGAACTGGGCAAAATGCTGTTCTTCGACCCGCGTTTGGGCGGTAACCCGTCGACCCCGTGTTCGGCCTGTCACCTGCCCGAAGTGGGCTGGGACGTCGAGGCACCGATCTCGTTTGGCTATCCCGGCACAACCCACTGGCGCAACAGCCAGACCGTTGTGAACTCGGCTTACTATGGGAAACTGTTCTGGGCGGGTTCGTCCAAGAGCCTTGAGAGCCAAGCGAAATCCGCCGCAGGCGGTGCAGTCGCCGGCAATGGCGAGGCGGACATGATGGAGGCGCGTTTGGCCTTCGTTCCCGAATATGTCGAACGGTTCAACGATGTCTTCGGCGATCAATGGCCGCGTATCTCGAACGCATGGCGCGCCATCGCCGCGTTTGAGCGCACCATTGTTCAGACCGACACGCCCTTCGACAATTATCTGCGCGGGGATGATGCGGCACTGACGGACGAGCAAAAGCGCGGGTTGGAGTTGTTCACTGGCAAGGCGCAATGTTCCGAATGCCACAACGGTGCGCTGCTGTCGGATGAGAAATACTACAACACCGGCGTACCCGCCTATGACGGTTGGCAAGATGACGGCCTGGCCCAAGTCACCTTCCGGTATGAGCTGTATGCCAAAGGCTCGACCGAAGAGATGTATCGCCACACCAAGGACGACCCCGGCTTCTATTTCCGCACCAAGGAAAAGGCTGACAAGGGCAAGTTCCGCACGCCAAGCCTGCGCTACACCCTCTATACCGAACCTTACATGCACAATGGCATGTTAGAGACGCTTGAGGATGTGGTCGAATTCTACAACCAGGGCGGCGGCGAGAATGAGTTCTCGGCCAACAAAACCCAGCTGATCCAACCCCTTGGCCTGAATGATCAGGAAAAGGCGGATCTGGTGGCCTTCCTGAAATCCCTGTCCGGTGACGAGATCTTGGTCGAAGAACCTGATCTGCCGGATTACCAGCCGCTTCCAGCGGCAGCAGAGGAGTAA
- a CDS encoding arsenate reductase (azurin) small subunit: MTDHNATGCSCSGEAKKACTVNRRQFLFASGATTFAVMVAMPTRHGQAEQVPALVSTYPRKLIGKLSELEQDVPVEFYYPDEGDYSDSILVKTGVESGGGIGPQKDVVAFNLTCTHQGGSMYDSYKPEHKVLGPCPLHLSTYDVTRHGILVSGQAYQSLPQVLLELDGDDIYAVGMFGLIYGRYDNLIA, translated from the coding sequence ATGACAGATCATAACGCAACCGGATGCAGCTGTTCGGGCGAGGCCAAAAAGGCCTGCACCGTGAACCGCCGCCAATTCCTGTTCGCCTCGGGGGCCACGACCTTTGCCGTGATGGTGGCCATGCCCACCCGTCACGGCCAGGCCGAACAGGTTCCCGCCCTTGTATCCACCTATCCGCGCAAGCTGATCGGCAAACTGTCCGAGCTGGAACAGGATGTTCCGGTCGAATTCTACTACCCGGATGAGGGCGATTATTCGGACTCGATCCTGGTCAAGACCGGCGTGGAAAGCGGCGGTGGCATCGGTCCGCAAAAGGACGTTGTGGCTTTCAACCTCACCTGCACCCACCAGGGCGGGTCGATGTACGACAGCTACAAACCGGAACATAAGGTGCTGGGCCCATGCCCGCTGCACCTGTCCACCTATGACGTGACACGGCACGGCATCCTCGTTTCGGGGCAAGCCTACCAGTCTTTGCCTCAGGTTCTTTTGGAACTGGACGGTGATGACATCTACGCCGTTGGCATGTTCGGCCTGATCTACGGCCGCTACGACAACCTGATTGCATAA